In Cryptomeria japonica chromosome 10, Sugi_1.0, whole genome shotgun sequence, a genomic segment contains:
- the LOC131036195 gene encoding uncharacterized protein LOC131036195 isoform X1 → MFNENEIMNAQHRMNVLIYFCICNVLLQQPSHSYLPQVSQNNHTMSSSRPPIRKDPAWKYHEDFPGQRKGQTKCIFCKTIFHGGIYRLKYHIAGVRGHDADPCTKAVTEAVRDCYVMVEEIERKRKEKEDLTVIGRHAPLGTGTQLGCVGGPSYLPSYRPTHFATTHASGSASISASASASVSAPSHVPSTGSGSGNVSIGPRIRKSRLDTFFAPRTTPGSQQSLESMGWNKEVHDAAKMAVGRFWIYGSIPFFTARSPYWQEMVDALTICGAGFKAPSEFDLSGPILTELVNDVKKELGDQRQIWSTKGCTIMTDGWTDRRNRTLLNFLVSSAGGTVFIKSIDASAHCKNATYLCEQIEEVINEVGEENVVQVVTDNAPNYVAAGRLLMEGHPSIVWTPCAAHCIDLMLEDIGKLPWVKTCVEKARNVCKFVYNHSWVLALMRQYTEHKELARPGITRFATNFITLQSMLRCKMALRRMIVGEEWSSSSYAATPAGKDMADCIFDERGFWSPCDEIVKFVKPLVVLLRVADGEKPAMGYIYEGMDRAKEGIKSIYVGDESKYGPIWQIIDKRWHHQLHRPIHAAAYYLNPAFHFSPTFRADAEVLDGLYSVMEKMAPVGCTQSDLMRELQLFSNAQGETFSRPIAKESRTTMMPDNWWNFFGPTTPNLQKLAIRILSQPCSASGCECNWSMFEHIHSKRRNRLSVEKMNDLIFVHYNLRLRMRKNALADISPIILDEVDPEAEWAIETDLVAVFSDDDTDWIDQVDIEAEAVAMAEEEQRARAERGDSEADGDSDRDGDSDTDVPDVGEHGVVSRGAAMAAQSSMTYLRCLRRGAGPSSEPTSGPEGADSSAP, encoded by the exons atgttcaatGAGAATGAAATTATGAATGCACAACATAGAATGAATGTcttaatttatttttgcatttgtaatgttttattgcagcaaccttcacattcttatttgcctcaagtttcacaaaacAATCATACAATGTCCTCTTCTAGACctcccattagaaaggaccctgcttggaaatatcatgaggattttccagggcaaagaAAAGGGCAAACAAAGTGtatattttgcaaaacaatattccatggaggcatatatagattgaaataccatattgctggtgtgcgtgggcATGATGCCGACCCATGCACAAAAGCAGTCACTGAGGCCGTACGTGATTGCTATGTAatggttgaagaaattgaaaggaaaaggaaagaaaaagaggatctcacaGTCATTGGGAGACATGCACCTTTAGGAACAGGGACAcaattaggttgtgttggagggcctTCTTACTTGCCTTCATATCGTCCCACTCATTTTGCTACTACTCATGCTTCCGGTTCTGCTTCTATAAGTGCCAGTGCTAGTGCCAGTGTCTCTGCCCCTTCTCATGTTCCTAGCACTGGCAGTGGTAGTGGGaatgttagcattggacctaggattcgtaaatctaggttggataccttttttgcacctcgcactactcctgggtcccaacagtcacttgagagcatgggttggaacaaggaggtccatgatgctgctaaaatggcagttggcagatTTTGGATCTATGGCAGTATTCCATTCTTCACAGCTAG GTcaccttattggcaagaaatggttgatgcccttaccatttgtggggcggggttcaaagccccttctgagtTTGATTTGAGCGGACCCATTTTGACTgaattggtgaatgatgtgaagaaAGAATTGGGTGATCAACGCcaaatatggagcactaaaggttgcaccatcatgactgatggttggacagacaggagaaatagaactctccttaattttcttgtttcttccgcag ggggcaccgttttcatcaagtctattgatgcctccgcccattgcaagaatgccacctacctatgtgagcagatagaggaggtgattaatGAGGTGGGTGaagagaacgtggtacaggtggtgactgaCAATGcaccaaattatgttgctgcag gcaGACTATTGATGGAggggcacccatctatagtttggactccatgtgccgcccattgcattgacctcatgttagaGGATATTGGAAAACTTCCATGGGTCAAGACATGTGTAGAAAAGGcaagaaatgtgtgcaaatttgtatataatcattcatgggtgttggctcttatgagacaatacacagagcataaggagttagctcgtccaggaatcacaagatttgccacaaacttcatcacattgcagtccatgcttcgtTGTAAGatggccttgagacgtatgattgttggtgaggagtggtcttcctcatcctatgctgccaCCCCAGCAGGaaaagatatggcagactgcatttttgatgagcgaggcttttggagcccttgtgatgagatagtgaag tttgttaagcccttggtggttttgttgcgagttgcggatggagaaaagcccgcaatgggctacatatatgagggcatggatagggcgaaagagggcatcaaatctatctatgtaggagatgagagcaagtatggtcccatttggcagatcattgataagagatggcatcatcagcttcataggcccatccatgcagcagcctattatTTGAATCCGGCATTCCATTTTAGCCCTACTTTCAGGGCTGATGCGGAGGTCCTTGATGGGCTATACTCAGTCATGGAGAAGATGGCACCTGTTGGTTGTACTCAGTCAGATCTTATgcgagagctacagttgttctcaaatgcacaaggggagaccttttctcgtcctatcgccaaagaaagtaggacaactatgatgccag ataattggtggaacttttttggcccaacgacaccaaatcttcagaagttggccattcgcatcttgagccaaccatgcagtgcatctggttgtgagtgcaattggagtatgtttgagcacatacactccaagaggcgcaatagattatccgtggagaagatgaatgatcttatCTTTGTTCACTataacctccgcctgagaatgagaaagaatgcattagctgacatctctcctatcattctagatgaggttgatcctgaggCAGAGTGGGCCATTGAGACAGATCTTGTggctgtctttagtgatgatgacactgattggatcgaccaggtagatatagaggctgaggctgtagccatggcagaggaggagcagagagcacgagcagagagaggagattcagaggcagatggtGATAGTGACAGAGATGGTGacagtgacacagatgttcctgatgttggtgagcatggcgtggtgtcacggggagcggctatggctgccCAATCATCTatgacctaccttagatgccttcgtaGGGGGGCGGGGCCTTCATCGGAGCCGACgtcggggccggagggtgcagacTCCTCTGCGCCATAG
- the LOC131036195 gene encoding uncharacterized protein LOC131036195 isoform X2 → MSSSRPPIRKDPAWKYHEDFPGQRKGQTKCIFCKTIFHGGIYRLKYHIAGVRGHDADPCTKAVTEAVRDCYVMVEEIERKRKEKEDLTVIGRHAPLGTGTQLGCVGGPSYLPSYRPTHFATTHASGSASISASASASVSAPSHVPSTGSGSGNVSIGPRIRKSRLDTFFAPRTTPGSQQSLESMGWNKEVHDAAKMAVGRFWIYGSIPFFTARSPYWQEMVDALTICGAGFKAPSEFDLSGPILTELVNDVKKELGDQRQIWSTKGCTIMTDGWTDRRNRTLLNFLVSSAGGTVFIKSIDASAHCKNATYLCEQIEEVINEVGEENVVQVVTDNAPNYVAAGRLLMEGHPSIVWTPCAAHCIDLMLEDIGKLPWVKTCVEKARNVCKFVYNHSWVLALMRQYTEHKELARPGITRFATNFITLQSMLRCKMALRRMIVGEEWSSSSYAATPAGKDMADCIFDERGFWSPCDEIVKFVKPLVVLLRVADGEKPAMGYIYEGMDRAKEGIKSIYVGDESKYGPIWQIIDKRWHHQLHRPIHAAAYYLNPAFHFSPTFRADAEVLDGLYSVMEKMAPVGCTQSDLMRELQLFSNAQGETFSRPIAKESRTTMMPDNWWNFFGPTTPNLQKLAIRILSQPCSASGCECNWSMFEHIHSKRRNRLSVEKMNDLIFVHYNLRLRMRKNALADISPIILDEVDPEAEWAIETDLVAVFSDDDTDWIDQVDIEAEAVAMAEEEQRARAERGDSEADGDSDRDGDSDTDVPDVGEHGVVSRGAAMAAQSSMTYLRCLRRGAGPSSEPTSGPEGADSSAP, encoded by the exons ATGTCCTCTTCTAGACctcccattagaaaggaccctgcttggaaatatcatgaggattttccagggcaaagaAAAGGGCAAACAAAGTGtatattttgcaaaacaatattccatggaggcatatatagattgaaataccatattgctggtgtgcgtgggcATGATGCCGACCCATGCACAAAAGCAGTCACTGAGGCCGTACGTGATTGCTATGTAatggttgaagaaattgaaaggaaaaggaaagaaaaagaggatctcacaGTCATTGGGAGACATGCACCTTTAGGAACAGGGACAcaattaggttgtgttggagggcctTCTTACTTGCCTTCATATCGTCCCACTCATTTTGCTACTACTCATGCTTCCGGTTCTGCTTCTATAAGTGCCAGTGCTAGTGCCAGTGTCTCTGCCCCTTCTCATGTTCCTAGCACTGGCAGTGGTAGTGGGaatgttagcattggacctaggattcgtaaatctaggttggataccttttttgcacctcgcactactcctgggtcccaacagtcacttgagagcatgggttggaacaaggaggtccatgatgctgctaaaatggcagttggcagatTTTGGATCTATGGCAGTATTCCATTCTTCACAGCTAG GTcaccttattggcaagaaatggttgatgcccttaccatttgtggggcggggttcaaagccccttctgagtTTGATTTGAGCGGACCCATTTTGACTgaattggtgaatgatgtgaagaaAGAATTGGGTGATCAACGCcaaatatggagcactaaaggttgcaccatcatgactgatggttggacagacaggagaaatagaactctccttaattttcttgtttcttccgcag ggggcaccgttttcatcaagtctattgatgcctccgcccattgcaagaatgccacctacctatgtgagcagatagaggaggtgattaatGAGGTGGGTGaagagaacgtggtacaggtggtgactgaCAATGcaccaaattatgttgctgcag gcaGACTATTGATGGAggggcacccatctatagtttggactccatgtgccgcccattgcattgacctcatgttagaGGATATTGGAAAACTTCCATGGGTCAAGACATGTGTAGAAAAGGcaagaaatgtgtgcaaatttgtatataatcattcatgggtgttggctcttatgagacaatacacagagcataaggagttagctcgtccaggaatcacaagatttgccacaaacttcatcacattgcagtccatgcttcgtTGTAAGatggccttgagacgtatgattgttggtgaggagtggtcttcctcatcctatgctgccaCCCCAGCAGGaaaagatatggcagactgcatttttgatgagcgaggcttttggagcccttgtgatgagatagtgaag tttgttaagcccttggtggttttgttgcgagttgcggatggagaaaagcccgcaatgggctacatatatgagggcatggatagggcgaaagagggcatcaaatctatctatgtaggagatgagagcaagtatggtcccatttggcagatcattgataagagatggcatcatcagcttcataggcccatccatgcagcagcctattatTTGAATCCGGCATTCCATTTTAGCCCTACTTTCAGGGCTGATGCGGAGGTCCTTGATGGGCTATACTCAGTCATGGAGAAGATGGCACCTGTTGGTTGTACTCAGTCAGATCTTATgcgagagctacagttgttctcaaatgcacaaggggagaccttttctcgtcctatcgccaaagaaagtaggacaactatgatgccag ataattggtggaacttttttggcccaacgacaccaaatcttcagaagttggccattcgcatcttgagccaaccatgcagtgcatctggttgtgagtgcaattggagtatgtttgagcacatacactccaagaggcgcaatagattatccgtggagaagatgaatgatcttatCTTTGTTCACTataacctccgcctgagaatgagaaagaatgcattagctgacatctctcctatcattctagatgaggttgatcctgaggCAGAGTGGGCCATTGAGACAGATCTTGTggctgtctttagtgatgatgacactgattggatcgaccaggtagatatagaggctgaggctgtagccatggcagaggaggagcagagagcacgagcagagagaggagattcagaggcagatggtGATAGTGACAGAGATGGTGacagtgacacagatgttcctgatgttggtgagcatggcgtggtgtcacggggagcggctatggctgccCAATCATCTatgacctaccttagatgccttcgtaGGGGGGCGGGGCCTTCATCGGAGCCGACgtcggggccggagggtgcagacTCCTCTGCGCCATAG